A genomic region of Candidatus Aenigmatarchaeota archaeon contains the following coding sequences:
- a CDS encoding 30S ribosomal protein S13: MEKTKQPKQELKGIVRILGSDMKGERNLYVSLQTIKGVGPSMANAVCKIIKSDRNRKVGSLTDEEIKKIESILSDPLKYGIPSWMFNRRRDPLTGENKHLTGPDVKFTEKQDIKEMIRIKSYKGVRHMLGLPVRGQRTRSSFRKGATVGVVRKKTQPATAKKK, translated from the coding sequence ATGGAAAAAACAAAACAACCAAAACAGGAATTAAAGGGGATAGTTAGAATACTTGGCTCAGACATGAAAGGAGAGAGGAATCTCTACGTGTCTCTTCAAACCATAAAAGGTGTAGGGCCAAGTATGGCAAATGCTGTCTGTAAGATAATTAAAAGTGACAGAAATAGAAAGGTTGGATCTTTAACAGATGAGGAGATAAAAAAAATTGAAAGTATACTATCAGATCCTCTTAAATATGGGATACCATCATGGATGTTTAATAGAAGAAGAGATCCTTTAACAGGTGAAAACAAACATCTAACAGGTCCAGATGTCAAATTCACTGAAAAACAGGATATAAAGGAGATGATAAGGATAAAGTCATACAAGGGTGTTAGACATATGTTAGGCCTTCCTGTTAGAGGTCAGAGGACGAGAAGCTCATTCAGAAAGGGTGCGACTGTTGGTGTAGTTAGAAAGAAGACTCAACCCGCTACTGCAAAGAAGAAGTGA
- a CDS encoding 30S ribosomal protein S4, translating to MRKIRKKFKKPFRPWDKVRIEEEKKIMKKYGLRRKREIWKAGAILRKFRRRARDITAKNDREGERILIEKLYNLGILESKDVKLDDVLDLKIDHILSRRLQTIVFEKKLANTILHARQLIVHGHIAVDGRRNVFPSYLVPRDKENKIGYYGGFEPKINQIKEEIQEKGE from the coding sequence ATGAGGAAGATAAGAAAAAAATTCAAAAAACCCTTCAGGCCTTGGGATAAGGTAAGGATAGAAGAGGAGAAAAAAATAATGAAAAAATATGGTTTAAGAAGAAAAAGGGAAATCTGGAAGGCTGGTGCAATTCTAAGAAAATTCAGAAGAAGGGCAAGAGATATAACTGCAAAGAATGACAGGGAAGGAGAAAGAATACTTATTGAAAAACTTTATAATTTGGGTATATTAGAATCAAAGGATGTAAAGCTTGATGATGTACTTGATCTAAAAATAGATCATATTCTATCCAGAAGGCTTCAGACAATAGTTTTTGAAAAAAAATTGGCTAATACAATTCTTCACGCAAGGCAGCTTATAGTCCATGGCCATATAGCTGTGGATGGAAGAAGAAATGTCTTCCCAAGTTACCTTGTACCGAGAGACAAGGAAAATAAGATAGGATACTATGGTGGGTTTGAACCAAAAATAAATCAAATCAAAGAGGAGATACAAGAAAAAGGTGAGTAG
- a CDS encoding 30S ribosomal protein S11 translates to MDKKYELKTHKEGLWGVAHIFSTVNNTIVHITDITCSETIAKYSGGMMTTKDREKGEPYPAMKAAQKAAEEAIEKGIIGVHIRVRGKGGHHKKAPGKGAQPAIRALARAGLKIGLIEDTTPIPTDSTKKKGGKRGRRV, encoded by the coding sequence ATAGATAAAAAGTATGAGCTGAAAACCCATAAGGAAGGTTTGTGGGGGGTTGCACACATCTTTTCAACTGTGAATAACACAATAGTTCACATAACCGATATAACTTGCTCTGAAACAATAGCCAAATATTCTGGAGGTATGATGACCACAAAAGATAGGGAGAAGGGTGAACCATACCCAGCAATGAAGGCTGCACAAAAAGCCGCCGAGGAAGCTATTGAAAAGGGTATAATAGGTGTCCATATAAGGGTTAGAGGAAAAGGTGGGCATCATAAGAAAGCACCTGGAAAAGGGGCTCAACCAGCTATTAGAGCTCTAGCAAGGGCTGGTTTGAAAATAGGGTTGATAGAAGATACAACTCCAATACCAACTGACAGCACCAAAAAGAAGGGTGGAAAGAGAGGTAGACGTGTTTAA